The Methanosphaera stadtmanae DSM 3091 genome includes a window with the following:
- a CDS encoding DUF2971 domain-containing protein translates to MWTDDFFELFYSNDTKNIKKAHELKNKNIPNFLYKYKSIDDKGYTFDLLENDLIYLSNVNNLNDLYEGELFFDVQNVFHKNLEPNIITTFLERSKMSIEEKERILNSNNPYLEIMEYIYETEPTINKDIPFEEFNEFNTKMILDILNGIYDDFNNHSKKTVYLTCFSENHDIILMWSYYSDSNKGICIKYNSKDFKNFIIRSCFPIKYEDGYEYTDELSNMEENTFKLLFDPFLRKETVWSHEKEWRILFNKELLLRSAIKIGEKYFLKLPKPSAIYLGKRITTENKRKIFDICKKREISLYQMEKDSRNAKIYENVILKYSEKNWEDELFIVESIKNKACKSLINNYFNYSRSIGY, encoded by the coding sequence ATGTGGACTGATGATTTTTTTGAATTATTTTATTCAAATGATACTAAAAATATAAAAAAAGCACATGAATTAAAAAATAAGAATATACCAAATTTTCTTTATAAATATAAATCTATTGATGATAAAGGGTATACTTTTGATTTATTAGAAAATGATTTAATATATTTGTCTAATGTGAATAATTTAAATGATTTATATGAGGGTGAATTATTTTTTGATGTTCAAAATGTTTTTCATAAAAATCTTGAACCTAACATTATAACTACTTTTCTTGAAAGATCAAAAATGAGTATTGAAGAAAAAGAAAGAATACTTAATTCAAATAATCCTTATTTAGAAATAATGGAATATATTTATGAAACCGAACCTACAATTAATAAGGATATTCCCTTTGAAGAATTTAATGAATTCAATACTAAAATGATTTTGGATATTTTGAATGGAATTTATGATGATTTTAATAATCATAGTAAAAAAACTGTTTATTTAACTTGTTTTTCTGAAAATCATGATATAATATTAATGTGGTCTTATTATTCTGATTCTAATAAAGGAATTTGTATTAAGTATAATAGTAAAGATTTTAAAAATTTCATAATACGTTCATGTTTTCCTATCAAATACGAAGATGGTTATGAGTATACTGATGAGTTATCAAATATGGAAGAAAATACATTTAAACTCCTTTTTGATCCATTTTTAAGAAAAGAAACTGTGTGGAGTCATGAAAAAGAGTGGCGAATTTTATTTAATAAGGAACTTCTTTTAAGAAGTGCTATTAAAATTGGTGAAAAATATTTTCTTAAATTACCTAAACCTTCTGCCATATATTTAGGAAAAAGAATCACAACTGAAAACAAACGAAAAATATTTGATATTTGTAAAAAAAGAGAAATTTCACTTTATCAAATGGAAAAAGATAGTAGGAATGCTAAAATTTATGAAAATGTTATTTTAAAATATTCTGAAAAAAATTGGGAAGATGAATTATTTATTGTAGAGTCTATTAAAAATAAGGCTTGTAAATCATTAATTAATAATTATTTTAATTATTCGAGATCTATAGGATATTAA
- a CDS encoding YecA family protein produces MMKIGRNDPCYCGSGKKYKKCCLKKDNYLNNLPNNALKMLREEFSKYNQKELIKTLVALSLCPENQSQYVRLEVATQIACSNTQCGNRDISIKELNELFLKYLPSKGPIGLLEDPIDNLFTNNIEFYKNNIIFSGPSTTEYHILQNIINCIQYNSSSFSDEFMELFYQNSKFILYLSDFIAKKSGHERYEVFDNRFREEILFPNINELNNLKKCVTFDINKLKVFKNSINIKEMICDDFIIEIGDKCFMNIIFNENDFYKNFNEKTLEEVMYSENIYKNPLFTYPIIKIDDTYLIYPQLLTISLRHNILSNIIKYNEKKNFISKYQNYLWSNILLNLKNKLQFEDLNYELPKWENTIFKDKIFKIDTDKLTYCILINDNLKDYDKNGPCERIDLNYKFIIKNRIKIVKKHLSKSNFLNGDLLIILFVGMSGRSYVTEISENDLIINTEEFEILVNSGNYDSLILYKFANLLKNSNIFGCSFLNIFSFYIDNNHSFYMDDRKIDSTLLTFDFTADFTKKLRIKAIKDKDSHLEIYENNLINVNKINDFVYIAYSNLFLTKIINQNIWVKCENNFESDIAKAICFWLCQFGDEIYKDLKLLKEKPIFISFNLEENNLDLNSEITNQMKDNIIISSHVSKFEINFTISKNLIIISNQKNNEADLLLMNEILKLFGTLLEKNNLENKFTPERILKIIHKELSLGLKKYILIYDLEDINNIPVKTPIRLLQEHNIQLLMNDLVTKIQCKFDYNQKLTKKESVELSHQIVNYFIECIKKEIVKYDWDNLIKKLILNYENILFNRSISSVNNLYYYFNNKDNSSVIQDIVSDDYELDKLSISTRILIEILSAEQNFNSKVKISNENFDTLMALTYNYIEWTFNSDYINSDYIDFEITPLESNRFGIKTNLGEIFDTFRNNKSLEHINNFSTNIDSKSNIEEKPSDELDEAFKSEFDITLTEYADFVYALISLAQKNEEDIVFISKSNLINHLKCELNWEYNKSSYAIDNFSLKYRDRWEIPPEGYSENDIYPWVFRRSLSYYLKPLIIKNDKNETVIYGFRNVYHSGLNLINLITKGVYKTNNSSKKFTSLISKMIDKKGKEFNEIVFKWFADNLNLSKKFNYKLESNVQIDKIVKVEPKYGDIDILLLDKDKQRLFSIECKNIESARNPREIIHEIERFFDDKNWIKKHQRREDWIKNNFDKLGDKIGNNLKNYKIFSMFIVSEELPIIYLKKNPIDIIPFSQIKKEGLGFLDKYY; encoded by the coding sequence ATGATGAAAATTGGTAGAAATGACCCTTGCTACTGTGGTAGTGGAAAAAAATATAAAAAATGTTGTTTAAAAAAAGATAATTATCTAAATAATCTTCCAAATAATGCTTTAAAAATGTTACGAGAAGAATTTTCTAAATATAATCAGAAAGAATTAATTAAAACATTAGTAGCATTATCCCTATGTCCGGAAAATCAGTCCCAATATGTTCGACTTGAAGTAGCTACACAAATTGCCTGCTCAAACACTCAATGTGGAAACAGAGATATTTCAATAAAAGAACTAAATGAATTATTTCTAAAATATCTTCCTTCAAAAGGGCCAATCGGTTTGTTAGAAGATCCTATAGATAATTTATTTACAAACAACATTGAATTCTATAAAAATAATATTATATTTTCAGGGCCATCTACAACTGAGTATCATATATTACAGAATATAATTAATTGTATTCAATATAATTCTTCTAGTTTTTCTGATGAATTTATGGAACTTTTTTATCAAAATTCAAAATTTATCTTATATTTAAGTGATTTTATTGCTAAAAAATCAGGACATGAACGTTATGAAGTTTTTGATAACAGATTTAGAGAAGAAATCCTTTTTCCTAATATTAATGAATTAAATAATCTAAAAAAATGTGTTACATTTGATATTAACAAATTAAAAGTTTTTAAGAATTCAATCAACATTAAAGAAATGATATGCGATGATTTTATTATTGAAATAGGTGATAAATGTTTTATGAATATTATCTTTAATGAAAATGATTTTTATAAAAATTTTAATGAAAAAACTCTTGAAGAGGTAATGTATTCAGAAAATATATACAAAAATCCTTTATTCACCTATCCTATAATAAAAATCGATGATACTTATCTTATTTATCCCCAATTATTAACTATTTCACTTAGGCATAATATTTTATCAAATATAATTAAATATAATGAAAAAAAGAACTTTATATCAAAATATCAGAATTATTTATGGTCAAATATTTTGTTAAATTTAAAAAATAAATTACAGTTTGAAGATTTAAATTATGAACTACCTAAATGGGAAAATACAATATTCAAAGATAAAATTTTTAAAATAGATACTGATAAGTTAACTTATTGTATTCTAATTAATGATAATTTAAAGGATTATGATAAAAATGGGCCTTGTGAAAGGATAGATTTAAATTATAAATTTATAATAAAAAATAGAATAAAAATAGTTAAGAAACATCTATCTAAATCTAATTTCTTAAACGGGGATCTATTAATAATTTTATTTGTCGGTATGTCTGGAAGATCGTATGTTACAGAAATATCTGAAAATGATTTAATAATTAATACTGAAGAATTTGAGATATTAGTTAATTCTGGAAATTATGATAGTTTGATACTTTATAAATTTGCAAATTTGTTAAAAAATAGTAATATTTTTGGATGCAGTTTTTTAAATATCTTTAGTTTTTATATTGATAATAACCATTCTTTTTATATGGATGATAGAAAAATTGATTCCACTTTATTAACATTTGATTTTACAGCAGATTTTACTAAAAAATTAAGAATAAAAGCTATTAAAGATAAAGATTCACATTTAGAAATATATGAAAATAATTTAATTAATGTAAATAAAATTAATGATTTTGTGTATATAGCTTATTCTAATTTATTTTTAACGAAAATAATAAATCAAAATATTTGGGTAAAATGTGAAAATAATTTTGAATCTGATATAGCTAAAGCGATTTGTTTCTGGCTTTGCCAATTTGGTGATGAAATTTATAAAGATTTAAAACTACTAAAAGAAAAACCTATTTTTATTTCGTTTAATCTTGAAGAGAATAATTTAGATTTAAATAGTGAAATAACTAATCAAATGAAAGATAATATAATTATTTCTAGTCATGTGTCCAAATTTGAAATTAATTTCACAATAAGTAAAAATTTAATAATTATTTCAAATCAAAAAAATAATGAAGCAGATTTACTTTTAATGAATGAAATTTTAAAATTATTTGGAACTTTATTAGAAAAAAATAATTTAGAAAATAAATTTACACCGGAAAGAATACTTAAAATTATCCATAAAGAATTGTCTTTGGGTTTGAAAAAATATATTTTAATATATGATTTAGAAGATATTAATAATATTCCTGTAAAAACTCCAATAAGATTATTGCAAGAACATAATATACAATTATTAATGAATGACTTAGTAACAAAAATCCAATGCAAGTTTGATTATAATCAAAAATTAACTAAAAAAGAATCAGTTGAATTAAGTCACCAAATTGTAAATTATTTTATAGAATGTATAAAAAAAGAGATAGTGAAATATGATTGGGATAATCTTATAAAAAAATTAATTTTAAATTATGAAAATATTTTATTTAATAGATCTATATCTTCAGTTAATAATTTATATTATTATTTTAATAATAAAGACAATTCTAGTGTTATACAAGACATTGTTTCTGATGATTATGAGTTGGATAAACTATCAATAAGTACTAGAATTTTAATAGAAATATTGTCTGCAGAACAAAATTTTAATAGTAAAGTAAAAATATCAAATGAAAATTTTGATACTTTAATGGCTTTAACTTATAATTATATTGAATGGACATTCAATAGCGATTATATAAATTCAGATTATATAGATTTTGAGATTACGCCTTTAGAATCAAATCGTTTTGGTATAAAAACTAATTTAGGAGAAATTTTTGATACTTTTAGAAATAATAAATCATTAGAACATATAAATAATTTTTCTACAAATATTGATAGTAAAAGTAATATTGAAGAAAAACCAAGTGATGAATTAGATGAAGCATTTAAATCAGAATTTGATATAACTTTAACAGAATATGCTGATTTTGTATATGCTTTGATAAGTTTAGCTCAAAAAAATGAAGAAGATATTGTTTTTATTTCAAAATCTAATTTAATAAATCATTTAAAATGTGAATTAAACTGGGAATATAATAAATCTTCATATGCAATAGATAATTTTTCATTAAAATATCGTGATAGATGGGAGATACCACCGGAAGGTTATTCTGAAAATGATATTTATCCCTGGGTTTTTAGAAGGTCTTTATCTTATTATCTAAAACCATTAATTATTAAAAATGACAAAAATGAAACGGTTATTTATGGTTTTAGAAATGTTTATCATTCTGGTTTAAATTTAATAAATTTAATTACTAAAGGAGTCTATAAAACAAATAATTCTTCCAAAAAATTTACTTCTTTAATTAGCAAAATGATTGATAAAAAAGGAAAAGAATTTAATGAAATCGTTTTTAAATGGTTTGCAGATAATCTCAATTTATCAAAAAAATTTAATTATAAATTAGAATCTAACGTACAAATAGATAAAATTGTAAAAGTTGAGCCGAAATATGGAGATATTGATATTTTATTATTAGATAAGGATAAACAACGATTATTTTCAATTGAATGTAAAAATATTGAAAGTGCTCGAAATCCTCGTGAGATTATACATGAAATAGAAAGATTTTTTGATGATAAAAACTGGATTAAAAAACATCAAAGAAGAGAAGATTGGATAAAAAATAATTTCGATAAATTAGGTGATAAAATAGGAAATAATTTAAAAAATTATAAAATATTTTCAATGTTTATTGTATCTGAAGAGTTACCTATAATTTATTTAAAGAAAAATCCTATTGATATAATTCCTTTTTCACAAATCAAAAAAGAAGGGCTAGGATTTTTAGATAAATATTATTAA
- a CDS encoding DUF1802 family protein, which translates to MVKITKCLNDWNATVEALGQGKQTILIRKNSTTLKEFLLYPMVSYANKEDYLDSFKESEKDFVKKNTLPNVEDKSYEVKYYATVEDVFETPVSRIGKFNNYHIWTKKHVSGYFNTKNANIWLLRVYELDEPVYCGRSRGMVFANVNKEIELKGKPVINDKDFKKLKDEILNK; encoded by the coding sequence ATGGTAAAAATTACTAAATGTCTTAATGATTGGAATGCTACAGTAGAAGCATTAGGACAAGGAAAACAAACAATACTTATAAGAAAAAACAGTACAACGCTAAAAGAATTCCTACTTTATCCCATGGTTAGTTATGCAAACAAAGAGGATTATCTTGATTCTTTTAAGGAATCAGAAAAAGATTTTGTTAAGAAAAATACATTACCAAACGTTGAAGATAAATCATATGAAGTTAAATATTATGCTACAGTAGAAGATGTCTTTGAAACACCTGTAAGTCGTATTGGTAAGTTTAATAATTATCATATATGGACTAAAAAACACGTTTCAGGATACTTTAATACTAAAAATGCTAATATCTGGTTACTTAGAGTGTATGAATTGGATGAACCAGTTTATTGTGGTAGATCAAGAGGTATGGTTTTTGCTAATGTTAATAAAGAAATTGAACTAAAAGGTAAACCCGTAATAAATGATAAAGATTTTAAAAAGTTGAAAGATGAAATTTTGAATAAATAA
- a CDS encoding SNF2-related protein — protein MKPPKSLNNKNQDTVFNELNEYLTFNSRLSVISGSFSIYAYNKLKNKLNDIDNMRFIFTEPSFIKNKDNTETREYEIKDISKDIFGNKYELRLKNEMTQGAITRECAEWIKDKVEVKSYINSNPAYPRMIHLGNKEDEKCISINGTVDFTSDGLGITPSNRQDNNTCMYGKTWTDSQLMIFEQQWNDTQLVEDVKDEFLKHLQTMYAENSPEFIYYYSMYHLFNDYLHNTDKNTLPKTETGFKETKIWNTLYKFQQDAVMGAIDKIEKYNGCIIADSVGLGKTYTALAIMKYYQLRNDRILVLVPKKLRDNWTVYIKNDNVIFF, from the coding sequence ATGAAACCTCCAAAATCGTTAAACAATAAAAATCAAGATACTGTTTTCAACGAATTAAATGAATACTTAACATTTAATTCTAGATTATCTGTTATAAGTGGTTCTTTCAGTATTTATGCATATAATAAATTAAAAAATAAGTTAAATGATATTGATAATATGCGTTTTATATTCACAGAACCATCTTTTATTAAAAACAAAGATAACACAGAAACTCGTGAATATGAAATAAAAGATATTTCTAAAGATATTTTTGGAAACAAATATGAATTAAGACTAAAAAATGAAATGACACAAGGTGCAATCACACGTGAATGTGCCGAATGGATAAAAGATAAAGTTGAAGTGAAAAGCTATATCAATTCTAATCCAGCGTATCCTAGAATGATACACTTAGGAAATAAAGAAGATGAAAAATGTATTAGTATTAATGGAACTGTTGATTTTACTAGTGATGGTCTAGGAATTACACCATCCAATAGACAAGACAATAATACATGTATGTATGGTAAAACATGGACAGACAGCCAATTAATGATATTTGAACAACAATGGAACGATACCCAATTAGTAGAAGATGTTAAAGATGAATTTCTTAAGCATTTACAGACCATGTATGCAGAAAATTCACCAGAATTCATATACTATTATAGCATGTACCATTTATTCAATGATTACTTACATAACACAGATAAAAATACATTACCTAAGACAGAAACAGGGTTTAAAGAAACAAAAATATGGAATACTTTATATAAGTTTCAACAAGATGCAGTAATGGGTGCAATTGATAAAATTGAAAAATATAATGGTTGTATAATTGCAGATAGTGTAGGATTAGGAAAAACATATACTGCCTTAGCCATTATGAAATATTATCAACTAAGAAACGATCGTATACTAGTGCTAGTTCCTAAAAAATTAAGAGACAACTGGACAGTATACATAAAAAATGATAACGTAATATTTTTTTAA
- a CDS encoding DEAD/DEAH box helicase, which yields MLNHTDLSRYKGKSGDIDLKTLNWGNYDLVVIDESHNFRNNPQYKDKTTRYQRLMNEIIKSGVKTKVLMLSATPVNNKMTDIKNQIALITEEHDDALTHIGINSIDSTLRTAQKVFNEWSKLDAEERTTENFTNKVNTDYFKLLDTLTIARSRKHILKYYDDKEIGTFPTKLEPENVRSEIDIKNEFPSIKEIDAIINNLNLSVYSPVKYILPNKIQEYTEILDQEVKGGTSTFTQLDRDTNIVHLMRTSLLKRLESSIYSFKKTVQKTLNKINYCLTLTTNSVNYVSGIDEDLLDSEEEYEEYSFGQNKTKTIKLQDMDLIRWKKDLETDKQQLEELLKDAEQITAQRDQKLHNLKQKIDEKINNPINKDNKKIIIFTTYANTAEYLYDNLHKEIKEKYNLNTALVTGGHKNKTTMKKVSANDINDVLLNFSPKSKEREKIEPEKTEEIDILIATDCISEGQNLQDCDYLINYDIHWNPVRIIQRFGRIDRIGSANKEIQLVNFWPDLELDEYIDLKERVENRMVMVNVSATGDENLLDKNKKHELEYRRKQLQQLQDQVIELEDISGGISITDLTFNDFKIELMEYKDKNEKELEKTPNGTYSIVKIPSELENELQKGVIFLLKETKTTNQENPLSPYYLTYITEDKTVEYNYTQSKKIMDYYKKLCSGKTEVYQDLVQIFNKETRNGIKMDKYSELLRLAIENTQGKTEEVGVKSLFRRGPTTRTKKDINGLENYELITFLILM from the coding sequence GTGTTAAATCATACAGACCTTAGCAGATACAAAGGAAAAAGTGGAGATATTGACCTAAAAACATTAAATTGGGGTAACTATGACTTAGTAGTAATTGATGAATCACACAATTTCCGTAATAATCCACAATATAAAGATAAAACAACACGATATCAACGATTAATGAATGAAATTATAAAAAGTGGAGTAAAAACCAAAGTTCTCATGTTATCAGCAACACCTGTAAACAACAAAATGACTGATATAAAAAATCAAATCGCACTTATCACAGAAGAACATGATGATGCCTTAACCCACATAGGAATTAACAGCATAGATTCAACGCTTAGAACAGCACAAAAAGTATTCAATGAATGGAGTAAATTAGATGCAGAAGAACGAACTACTGAAAACTTCACAAACAAAGTAAATACAGACTATTTCAAGCTATTAGATACACTCACTATAGCACGTAGCCGTAAACATATCTTAAAATATTATGATGATAAAGAAATAGGAACATTTCCAACAAAACTAGAACCAGAAAATGTAAGATCAGAAATTGACATCAAAAATGAATTCCCTTCAATCAAAGAAATTGATGCTATAATCAATAACCTAAATTTAAGTGTATATTCACCAGTTAAATACATCCTACCAAACAAAATACAAGAATATACAGAAATACTTGACCAAGAAGTTAAAGGTGGAACTTCAACATTCACCCAATTAGATCGTGACACGAATATTGTCCATCTTATGAGAACCAGTCTACTAAAACGTCTGGAAAGTTCAATATACTCATTCAAGAAAACTGTACAAAAAACGCTTAACAAAATAAACTACTGCTTAACGTTAACAACAAACAGTGTCAATTATGTTAGTGGAATTGATGAAGATTTGTTGGACTCTGAAGAAGAATATGAAGAATATAGTTTTGGACAAAATAAAACAAAAACCATTAAATTACAAGATATGGATTTAATACGATGGAAAAAAGACCTAGAAACAGACAAACAACAACTAGAAGAATTATTAAAAGATGCAGAACAAATAACAGCCCAACGTGACCAAAAATTACACAACTTAAAACAAAAAATAGACGAGAAAATTAACAACCCCATAAACAAAGACAATAAGAAAATAATCATATTCACAACATACGCAAATACGGCAGAATACCTATATGACAACCTTCATAAAGAAATAAAAGAAAAATACAATCTAAACACAGCATTAGTAACAGGAGGACATAAAAATAAAACTACAATGAAAAAAGTATCTGCAAATGATATAAACGATGTACTATTAAATTTCTCACCAAAATCCAAAGAAAGAGAAAAAATAGAACCAGAAAAAACAGAAGAAATAGACATACTAATCGCTACTGACTGTATCAGTGAAGGGCAAAACTTACAAGACTGTGATTACTTAATAAACTATGACATACATTGGAATCCTGTAAGAATCATACAAAGATTCGGAAGAATCGACCGTATAGGTTCAGCAAACAAAGAAATACAACTAGTAAACTTCTGGCCAGACTTAGAACTAGACGAATACATAGATTTAAAAGAAAGAGTAGAAAATCGTATGGTAATGGTAAACGTTTCAGCAACAGGAGACGAAAACTTACTAGATAAAAACAAAAAACATGAACTAGAATACAGACGAAAACAACTACAACAACTACAAGACCAAGTAATAGAACTAGAAGACATAAGCGGTGGAATCTCAATAACAGACTTAACCTTCAACGACTTCAAAATAGAATTAATGGAATACAAAGACAAAAATGAAAAAGAACTAGAAAAAACACCAAACGGAACCTACTCTATTGTAAAAATACCGTCAGAACTAGAAAATGAACTACAAAAAGGAGTGATATTCCTACTAAAAGAAACAAAAACAACAAACCAAGAAAACCCATTAAGCCCATACTATTTAACATACATCACAGAAGACAAAACAGTAGAATACAATTACACGCAATCTAAAAAAATAATGGACTACTATAAAAAACTATGCTCAGGTAAAACAGAAGTATATCAGGACCTAGTACAAATATTCAACAAAGAAACCAGAAATGGTATAAAAATGGATAAATATTCAGAACTATTACGACTAGCCATAGAAAATACGCAAGGAAAAACAGAAGAAGTAGGAGTAAAAAGCCTATTCAGAAGAGGACCAACAACGCGCACAAAAAAAGATATTAATGGATTAGAAAATTATGAATTAATAACATTCTTAATATTGATGTGA
- a CDS encoding DUF4391 domain-containing protein: MDLYKDLLNYPDECLDNRKIHKTLIYENGDLKTRDKKIIEQNIELITWKYAFTKEDLNIPFYVDEIREYLEVEIVEIQLRKKQKIKRIADILFRTMPHPSLLFFRYKNEVNIYAAHVKKHGSDYSIFTYEEEMIKTGWINFNQINKKTEKLMNDLKLENLNNMNFYTLYNDVYNALINYRSYILKNEKTGTFIDEKKKILKEIDEIENNIKELKTQIKKDINFNEVVELNIQINEYEKEKVELINRL, from the coding sequence ATGGATCTATACAAAGATTTGCTGAATTATCCTGATGAATGTCTAGATAATCGGAAAATTCATAAAACATTAATTTATGAAAATGGTGATTTGAAAACAAGAGATAAAAAAATAATAGAACAAAATATAGAACTAATAACATGGAAATACGCATTCACAAAAGAAGATCTTAACATACCTTTCTATGTTGATGAAATACGAGAATACTTAGAAGTCGAAATTGTGGAAATACAATTAAGAAAAAAACAAAAAATAAAGAGAATAGCAGATATCCTCTTTAGAACAATGCCACACCCCTCTTTACTATTCTTCAGATATAAAAATGAAGTAAATATTTATGCTGCACATGTAAAAAAACACGGCTCAGATTACTCAATATTTACATATGAAGAAGAAATGATAAAAACAGGATGGATAAATTTTAATCAGATAAATAAAAAAACAGAAAAACTAATGAATGATTTAAAACTAGAAAATCTGAACAATATGAACTTTTATACATTATACAATGACGTGTATAATGCATTAATAAACTATAGATCTTACATCTTAAAAAATGAAAAAACTGGAACGTTCATAGATGAAAAAAAGAAAATTTTGAAAGAAATAGATGAAATAGAGAATAATATTAAAGAATTAAAAACCCAAATCAAAAAAGATATTAATTTCAATGAAGTAGTGGAATTAAATATACAAATTAATGAATATGAAAAAGAAAAAGTAGAATTAATCAATAGATTATAG
- a CDS encoding site-specific DNA-methyltransferase, with product MEITKLNLESEDIVQNNIEQLKQLFPEIVTEGKIDFYKLKEVLGDEIDDEDEKYEFTWNGKHDAIREFQKPSHCTLRPDKNNSKNWNTTENLYIEGDNLEVLKLLQKSYQSKIKMMYIDPPYNTGNDSFIYKDNFQENETEYIEKEEERGKFQSNPNSSGRYHTNWMNMIYPLLRLARNLLSEEGVLLISIDDNEFSNLIVMCKEIFGEENIDNLIWQKVDNDSGKMKITYRVRLEHEYVLICYKNKNKTYFNKFIEERNYKNEYDNPDNDPRGPYKQAIISSTEEKSNKDSPNYYSITTPSGKIFTRQWRVSEEEMLELIGEDRIYFGKNGDSVPSLKAFINEPKLSTPTTILSGVGTAKTAGKDIENMLGSRKIFSYPKPWLSSCWVLKKF from the coding sequence ATGGAAATCACGAAATTAAATTTAGAATCAGAAGATATTGTCCAAAACAATATAGAACAATTAAAGCAATTATTCCCTGAAATTGTTACTGAAGGTAAAATAGATTTTTATAAACTTAAAGAGGTTTTAGGTGATGAAATAGATGATGAAGATGAAAAATATGAATTTACATGGAATGGTAAACATGATGCTATTAGAGAGTTTCAAAAACCATCACATTGTACTTTAAGACCAGACAAAAATAATAGTAAAAATTGGAATACCACTGAAAATTTATATATAGAAGGTGATAATTTAGAAGTTTTAAAATTACTTCAAAAATCTTATCAAAGTAAAATTAAAATGATGTACATTGATCCTCCTTATAATACAGGTAATGACTCTTTTATATACAAAGATAATTTTCAAGAAAATGAAACTGAATATATAGAGAAAGAAGAAGAAAGAGGAAAATTTCAATCTAATCCCAATAGTTCTGGACGATACCATACAAACTGGATGAATATGATTTATCCATTACTTCGATTAGCAAGAAACTTATTATCAGAAGAGGGCGTATTATTAATAAGTATTGATGATAATGAATTTTCTAATTTAATTGTCATGTGTAAAGAAATATTTGGTGAAGAAAATATAGATAACTTAATCTGGCAAAAAGTTGATAACGATTCTGGAAAAATGAAAATAACATATAGGGTACGATTAGAACATGAATACGTGTTAATTTGTTATAAAAATAAAAATAAAACATACTTTAATAAATTTATCGAAGAAAGAAATTATAAAAATGAGTATGATAATCCTGATAACGATCCTAGAGGACCATACAAACAAGCAATTATTTCATCAACAGAAGAAAAATCCAATAAAGATAGTCCTAATTATTATTCAATCACCACACCTTCCGGAAAAATATTTACCAGACAATGGAGAGTAAGTGAAGAAGAAATGTTAGAATTAATAGGAGAAGATAGGATTTATTTTGGGAAAAATGGAGATTCTGTACCTTCACTTAAAGCTTTTATTAATGAACCAAAATTATCAACACCTACCACTATATTAAGTGGTGTTGGAACTGCAAAAACTGCTGGAAAAGATATTGAAAATATGTTAGGTTCAAGAAAAATATTTTCTTATCCTAAACCGTGGCTTTCCAGTTGCTGGGTCTTGAAAAAGTTTTGA